The Castanea sativa cultivar Marrone di Chiusa Pesio chromosome 11, ASM4071231v1 genome contains a region encoding:
- the LOC142615279 gene encoding putative disease resistance protein RGA4 isoform X2, with translation MDEAILSSVAGSIIENLGSAAFEQVGSLWNVEDDLEQIRKTVSTIKAVLQDAAEEQNHNNQDRVWLEKLKKAVFDADDLLDESKYHTELALRQKERSWSFTVKVRDFLSLISAAFVRNRMSPKISKLSEELDAIAKDREKFHWKERSTVKRIVSLNRETRPWFPHNGVIGREDEKKQIINRLLEPNNEENVLVVAIVGIAGIGKTTLAQCVYNDDRVDTQFELKIWACVSNVFEVTTFAEKLIIGMDEDDSMELMRKKRRKFNPEEVLKDQVHKMDPLRELHNKISQKKILVVLDDSWNENFKNWNNFKGLLSSCAKGSKIVITTRDKFVVDITGASETYFLKGLSEDYSWSLFEKLAFRNRQDTKNPTLVDFGREIVGKCQGVPLVIKSIGNLLYSKKPNEWSKIRDKVVANVIEQGGDNFPILRLSYDNLPSYLKCCFAFCSLFPKNYEIDKMTMIQLWMAHGFIQLSNDTQQLEDVANEYFEYLLCNFLDKVREFSYKMHDLYHDLALSIAWPDYRLEYLDGKTYHVSFSSVSSFTKTLSLVKASNQVRTIFFTHGEYGSGAMDQSTLSTLIESFLRLRALDLHALNIKIMPNSIGKLIHLKYLDLSFNSIKTLPDSITALLNLQTLKLQECHYLEQLPRDITNLVSLRHLNDRGCIKLRLPQGLQKLTGLQSLPLFNAGNNGGLRELNELNNLRGTLEIKILEQLEDANSGCEVKNLREKQYLEKLKLTWAHQEGHDEMLLDSLQPHPNLKILEVSGYTGVTFSRWLPSIKNLVDITLRRCVRCKHLPPLSELPSLESLCLYEMKDLECISDRDISEEVSTLPFFPSLKSLRVWKCPNLKGWWRSPSMTDHQQHQHNRSLPSFPCLSSFWIINCPNMTSMPLFPYLGEYLYLSNVSSKLFQEIILPSSSSSSSSHLSKLKYMYIGNLPDVVSLPDGWVSNLISLEQLYIISCKELNLGSDVDGMEWRHLNRLTYLYFSGLPKLNSLPVGLQHVTTLEALSIGYCENLKTLPRWIGNLISLKQLTINNCVNLKSLPDKMRDLSSLQTLRIWNCPELQRRCEKETGQDWDKIAHVTNVSFAWPWMGEYERS, from the exons ATGGATGAAGCAATCCTCTCTAGTGTTGCTGGGTccataattgaaaatttgggcTCTGCTGCTTTTGAACAGGTTGGATCGCTCTGGAATGTTGAAGATGACCTTGAACAAATCAGGAAAACTGTTTCCACAATCAAAGCTGTACTCCAGGATGCAGCGGAGGAGCAGAACCACAATAATCAAGACAGAGTCTGGCTCGAAAAGCTCAAGAAAGCAGTTTTTGATGCAGATGACTTGTTGGATGAGTCTAAGTACCACACTGAATTAGCTTTGCGGCAAAAAGAGAGGAGTTGGAGTTTTACAGTAAAGGTACGCGATTTCTTAAGTTTAATCTCAGCTGCTTTTGTACGTAATAGGATGAGTCCTAAAATAAGTAAACTGAGTGAGGAACTAGATGCAATAGCCAAAGATAGGGAAAAGTTTCACTGGAAAGAACGCAGTACTGTAAAGCGTATTGTGAGTCTGAATAGGGAGACTCGCCCATGGTTTCCTCATAATGGAGTTATTGGGAGAGAAGATGAGAAAAAGCAAATCATAAATCGCTTATTAGAGCCTAACAATGAAGAGAATGTTTTAGTTGTTGCTATTGTGGGGATTGCGGGGATAGGCAAGACCACACTTGCTCAATGTGTTTACAATGATGATAGAGTCGATACACAATTTGAGCTGAAAATATGGGCGTGTGTCTCAAATGTCTTTGAGGTGACAACATTTGCTGAAAAACTAATAATTGGTATGGATGAAGATGATAGCATGGAACTAATGCGAAAGAAACGTCGTAAGTTTAATCCTGAAGAAGTCCTCAAGgatcaagtccacaaaatggatcCATTGAGGGAACTTCAtaacaaaatttctcaaaagaaaattttagttgtgTTGGATGATTCatggaatgaaaattttaaaaattggaataactttaaaggactTTTAAGTAGTTGTGCAAAGGGAAGTAAGATTGTAATAACTACGCGTGACAAATTTGTTGTAGATATTACAGGTGCTAGTGAAACATATTTTCTTAAAGGTCTCTCTGAAGACTATTCTTGGTCTTTATTTGAGAAATTAGCATTTAGAAATAGGCAAGACACCAAAAACCCTACACTAGTAGATTTTGGAAGGGAGATTGTAGGCAAATGTCAAGGAGTACCCCTAGTGATAAAGTCCATTGGAAATTTATTGTACTCTAAGAAACCAAACGAGTGGTCAAAGATCAGGGATAAGGTAGTAGCAAATGTAATTGAACAAGGGGGTGATAATTTTCCAATTCTAAGGCTGAGTTATGATAATCTTCCATCatatttaaaatgttgttttgccttttgttctttgtttccTAAAAATTATGAGATTGATAAGATGACAATGATTCAACTCTGGATGGCACATGGGTTTATCCAATTGTCAAATGATACTCAGCAGTTGGAAGATGTTGCAAATGAATACTTCGAGTATCTACTGTGCAATTTTTTGGACAAAGTAAGAGAGTTTTCATATAAGATGCATGATTTATATCATGATCTTGCACTATCAATTGCATGGCCAGACTATAGACTTGAATATTTGGATGGAAAAACTTATCATGTATCATTTTCTAGTGTCTCATCTTTTACTAAAACTTTAAGTTTGGTTAAAGCAAGCAATCAGGTAcgtacaatttttttcacacatGGTGAGTATGGATCTGGTGCCATGGATCAGTCAACATTGAGTACATTGATAGAGAGTTTCCTAAGGTTGCGTGCATTAGATTTACATGCattgaatattaaaataatgccaAATTCCATAGGGAAGTTAATACATTTGAAGTACTTAGatctttcttttaattctaTTAAAACTCTTCCTGATTCAATTACAGCATTGTTGAATTTGCAAACACTAAAACTTCAAGAATGTCATTATCTTGAACAATTGCCTAGGGACATCACAAATTTGGTTAGCCTCAGGCACCTTAATGATAGGGGCTGTATTAAGTTGAGATTGCCTCAAGGATTACAGAAACTGACTGGTCTTCAGTCATTACCATTATTCAATGCGGGGAATAATGGTGGACTAAGAGAATTGAATGAGCTAAACAACCTCAGAGGAACACTTGAGATCAaaattttagaacaattggAAGATGCTAACTCAGGTTGTGAGGTCAAAAATTTAAGGGAAAAGCAATATCTTGAGAAACTAAAATTAACATGGGCTCACCAAGAAGGACATGATGAGATGTTATTAGATAGCCTCCAGCCACatccaaatctcaaaattttggaagTGTCTGGTTACACTGGTGTGACATTTTCAAGGTGGCTTCCTTCTATCAAAAATCTTGTTGACATCACTTTAAGGAGATGTGTCAGATGCAAGCACCTGCCACCATTGTCTGAACTCCCATCTCTAGAAAGCTTATGTCTTTATGAAATGAAAGATTTGGAATGCATATCAGATCGTGATATAAGTGAGGAAGTTTCTACTTTACCCTTCTTTCCATCGTTAAAGTCTCTTCGGGTTTGGAAATGCCCTAACTTAAAGGGATGGTGGAGGAGCCCATCAATGACAGATCATCAACAACACCAGCATAACCGGTCACTGCCTTCATTTCcttgtctttcttctttttggatTATTAATTGTCCTAATATGACTTCCATGCCCTTGTTTCCTTATCTCGGAGAATACCTATATCTAAGTAACGTTAGCTCAAAGCTTTTTCAAGAGATAATACTTCcctcttcctcctcttcttcgtCCTCTCATctctccaaattaaaatatatgtatataggaAATCTGCCAGATGTTGTGTCTCTGCCAGATGGGTGGGTATCAAATCTAATTTCTCTCGAGCAATTATACATTATCTCTTGCAAGGAGTTAAATCTAGGAAGTGACGTGGACGGAATGGAATGGCGACATCTCAATCGCCTCACTTATCTGTACTTCTCCGGCCTTCCAAAACTGAATTCCTTACCTGTAGGTCTTCAACACGTTACAACCCTGGAAGCGCTCTCTATTGGATATTGTGAGAATTTGAAAACATTGCCTCGGTGGATTGGGAATCTTATCTCACTTAAACAGTTAACAATTAACAACTGTGTCAATCTGAAATCACTGCCTGATAAGATGCGCGATCTCTCGTCTTTACAAACACTGAGGATTTGGAATTGTCCCGAGTTACAGAGAAGATGCGAAAAGGAAACCGGTCAGGATTGGGACAAGATCGCACATGTCACTAACG TTTCATTTGCATGGCCTTGGATGGGGGAGTACGAAAG AAGCTGA
- the LOC142615279 gene encoding putative disease resistance protein RGA4 isoform X1 — protein sequence MDEAILSSVAGSIIENLGSAAFEQVGSLWNVEDDLEQIRKTVSTIKAVLQDAAEEQNHNNQDRVWLEKLKKAVFDADDLLDESKYHTELALRQKERSWSFTVKVRDFLSLISAAFVRNRMSPKISKLSEELDAIAKDREKFHWKERSTVKRIVSLNRETRPWFPHNGVIGREDEKKQIINRLLEPNNEENVLVVAIVGIAGIGKTTLAQCVYNDDRVDTQFELKIWACVSNVFEVTTFAEKLIIGMDEDDSMELMRKKRRKFNPEEVLKDQVHKMDPLRELHNKISQKKILVVLDDSWNENFKNWNNFKGLLSSCAKGSKIVITTRDKFVVDITGASETYFLKGLSEDYSWSLFEKLAFRNRQDTKNPTLVDFGREIVGKCQGVPLVIKSIGNLLYSKKPNEWSKIRDKVVANVIEQGGDNFPILRLSYDNLPSYLKCCFAFCSLFPKNYEIDKMTMIQLWMAHGFIQLSNDTQQLEDVANEYFEYLLCNFLDKVREFSYKMHDLYHDLALSIAWPDYRLEYLDGKTYHVSFSSVSSFTKTLSLVKASNQVRTIFFTHGEYGSGAMDQSTLSTLIESFLRLRALDLHALNIKIMPNSIGKLIHLKYLDLSFNSIKTLPDSITALLNLQTLKLQECHYLEQLPRDITNLVSLRHLNDRGCIKLRLPQGLQKLTGLQSLPLFNAGNNGGLRELNELNNLRGTLEIKILEQLEDANSGCEVKNLREKQYLEKLKLTWAHQEGHDEMLLDSLQPHPNLKILEVSGYTGVTFSRWLPSIKNLVDITLRRCVRCKHLPPLSELPSLESLCLYEMKDLECISDRDISEEVSTLPFFPSLKSLRVWKCPNLKGWWRSPSMTDHQQHQHNRSLPSFPCLSSFWIINCPNMTSMPLFPYLGEYLYLSNVSSKLFQEIILPSSSSSSSSHLSKLKYMYIGNLPDVVSLPDGWVSNLISLEQLYIISCKELNLGSDVDGMEWRHLNRLTYLYFSGLPKLNSLPVGLQHVTTLEALSIGYCENLKTLPRWIGNLISLKQLTINNCVNLKSLPDKMRDLSSLQTLRIWNCPELQRRCEKETGQDWDKIAHVTNVSFAWPWMGEYERYWVTLCIIKGY from the exons ATGGATGAAGCAATCCTCTCTAGTGTTGCTGGGTccataattgaaaatttgggcTCTGCTGCTTTTGAACAGGTTGGATCGCTCTGGAATGTTGAAGATGACCTTGAACAAATCAGGAAAACTGTTTCCACAATCAAAGCTGTACTCCAGGATGCAGCGGAGGAGCAGAACCACAATAATCAAGACAGAGTCTGGCTCGAAAAGCTCAAGAAAGCAGTTTTTGATGCAGATGACTTGTTGGATGAGTCTAAGTACCACACTGAATTAGCTTTGCGGCAAAAAGAGAGGAGTTGGAGTTTTACAGTAAAGGTACGCGATTTCTTAAGTTTAATCTCAGCTGCTTTTGTACGTAATAGGATGAGTCCTAAAATAAGTAAACTGAGTGAGGAACTAGATGCAATAGCCAAAGATAGGGAAAAGTTTCACTGGAAAGAACGCAGTACTGTAAAGCGTATTGTGAGTCTGAATAGGGAGACTCGCCCATGGTTTCCTCATAATGGAGTTATTGGGAGAGAAGATGAGAAAAAGCAAATCATAAATCGCTTATTAGAGCCTAACAATGAAGAGAATGTTTTAGTTGTTGCTATTGTGGGGATTGCGGGGATAGGCAAGACCACACTTGCTCAATGTGTTTACAATGATGATAGAGTCGATACACAATTTGAGCTGAAAATATGGGCGTGTGTCTCAAATGTCTTTGAGGTGACAACATTTGCTGAAAAACTAATAATTGGTATGGATGAAGATGATAGCATGGAACTAATGCGAAAGAAACGTCGTAAGTTTAATCCTGAAGAAGTCCTCAAGgatcaagtccacaaaatggatcCATTGAGGGAACTTCAtaacaaaatttctcaaaagaaaattttagttgtgTTGGATGATTCatggaatgaaaattttaaaaattggaataactttaaaggactTTTAAGTAGTTGTGCAAAGGGAAGTAAGATTGTAATAACTACGCGTGACAAATTTGTTGTAGATATTACAGGTGCTAGTGAAACATATTTTCTTAAAGGTCTCTCTGAAGACTATTCTTGGTCTTTATTTGAGAAATTAGCATTTAGAAATAGGCAAGACACCAAAAACCCTACACTAGTAGATTTTGGAAGGGAGATTGTAGGCAAATGTCAAGGAGTACCCCTAGTGATAAAGTCCATTGGAAATTTATTGTACTCTAAGAAACCAAACGAGTGGTCAAAGATCAGGGATAAGGTAGTAGCAAATGTAATTGAACAAGGGGGTGATAATTTTCCAATTCTAAGGCTGAGTTATGATAATCTTCCATCatatttaaaatgttgttttgccttttgttctttgtttccTAAAAATTATGAGATTGATAAGATGACAATGATTCAACTCTGGATGGCACATGGGTTTATCCAATTGTCAAATGATACTCAGCAGTTGGAAGATGTTGCAAATGAATACTTCGAGTATCTACTGTGCAATTTTTTGGACAAAGTAAGAGAGTTTTCATATAAGATGCATGATTTATATCATGATCTTGCACTATCAATTGCATGGCCAGACTATAGACTTGAATATTTGGATGGAAAAACTTATCATGTATCATTTTCTAGTGTCTCATCTTTTACTAAAACTTTAAGTTTGGTTAAAGCAAGCAATCAGGTAcgtacaatttttttcacacatGGTGAGTATGGATCTGGTGCCATGGATCAGTCAACATTGAGTACATTGATAGAGAGTTTCCTAAGGTTGCGTGCATTAGATTTACATGCattgaatattaaaataatgccaAATTCCATAGGGAAGTTAATACATTTGAAGTACTTAGatctttcttttaattctaTTAAAACTCTTCCTGATTCAATTACAGCATTGTTGAATTTGCAAACACTAAAACTTCAAGAATGTCATTATCTTGAACAATTGCCTAGGGACATCACAAATTTGGTTAGCCTCAGGCACCTTAATGATAGGGGCTGTATTAAGTTGAGATTGCCTCAAGGATTACAGAAACTGACTGGTCTTCAGTCATTACCATTATTCAATGCGGGGAATAATGGTGGACTAAGAGAATTGAATGAGCTAAACAACCTCAGAGGAACACTTGAGATCAaaattttagaacaattggAAGATGCTAACTCAGGTTGTGAGGTCAAAAATTTAAGGGAAAAGCAATATCTTGAGAAACTAAAATTAACATGGGCTCACCAAGAAGGACATGATGAGATGTTATTAGATAGCCTCCAGCCACatccaaatctcaaaattttggaagTGTCTGGTTACACTGGTGTGACATTTTCAAGGTGGCTTCCTTCTATCAAAAATCTTGTTGACATCACTTTAAGGAGATGTGTCAGATGCAAGCACCTGCCACCATTGTCTGAACTCCCATCTCTAGAAAGCTTATGTCTTTATGAAATGAAAGATTTGGAATGCATATCAGATCGTGATATAAGTGAGGAAGTTTCTACTTTACCCTTCTTTCCATCGTTAAAGTCTCTTCGGGTTTGGAAATGCCCTAACTTAAAGGGATGGTGGAGGAGCCCATCAATGACAGATCATCAACAACACCAGCATAACCGGTCACTGCCTTCATTTCcttgtctttcttctttttggatTATTAATTGTCCTAATATGACTTCCATGCCCTTGTTTCCTTATCTCGGAGAATACCTATATCTAAGTAACGTTAGCTCAAAGCTTTTTCAAGAGATAATACTTCcctcttcctcctcttcttcgtCCTCTCATctctccaaattaaaatatatgtatataggaAATCTGCCAGATGTTGTGTCTCTGCCAGATGGGTGGGTATCAAATCTAATTTCTCTCGAGCAATTATACATTATCTCTTGCAAGGAGTTAAATCTAGGAAGTGACGTGGACGGAATGGAATGGCGACATCTCAATCGCCTCACTTATCTGTACTTCTCCGGCCTTCCAAAACTGAATTCCTTACCTGTAGGTCTTCAACACGTTACAACCCTGGAAGCGCTCTCTATTGGATATTGTGAGAATTTGAAAACATTGCCTCGGTGGATTGGGAATCTTATCTCACTTAAACAGTTAACAATTAACAACTGTGTCAATCTGAAATCACTGCCTGATAAGATGCGCGATCTCTCGTCTTTACAAACACTGAGGATTTGGAATTGTCCCGAGTTACAGAGAAGATGCGAAAAGGAAACCGGTCAGGATTGGGACAAGATCGCACATGTCACTAACG TTTCATTTGCATGGCCTTGGATGGGGGAGTACGAAAGGTATTGGGTTACACTCTGTATAATCAAAGGTTATTga